TGGAATCAAATTCCATTCTGGAGAAGACTGGTTTTCCTTTTGGTCATTTCTTTTTATGGTATTTTTCATATTCTGGATTTTGCCTTTCCATTCAAACCCCAAATTGAATACTCTCAAGTTATTTTGGCAAAAGATGGAAGTATAATGCATGCCTATCTCAATCAGGATGATAAGTGGAGAATAAAAACGAATCTGGAAGAAATAACACCGGAGTTAAAACAGACCATAATTTTTAAGGAGGATAGGTTTTTTCGTTATCATTTTGGTGTTAATCCGGTTGCGATTGCAAAAGCATTGGTCAGGAATATTTTCAGAGGCGAAGTGGTTTCTGGCGCCTCTACCATTAGCATGCAGGTAGCTCGCATGTTAGAACCCAAAAAGAGAACCTATTGGCATAAAATCAAGGAAATTTTTAGAGCCATGCAGCTTGAAAGGCGCTATTCAAAAAATGAAATTCTTCAGATGTATTTGAATTTGGTGCCTTATGGTGGAAACATCGAAGGAATTAAATCAGCTGCCTTGCTTTTTCTGGAACAAAAACCAGAAGCGCTGAGCCTGGCTCAAATTGTTATGCTTTCAATTATTCCCAATAACCCCAATACATACAAACCAGGTGATAATAATTCTTTGTTACTTGAAAAAAGAAATGAATGGTTGCAGTATTTTGGCAAAAAAGAATTATTCAAAGAACAGGATATACTCGCTGCATTGGATGAGGATATTGATTGCTACCGGCATGAAGCTCCTAAGTTAGCACCCCATTTATCTTATCGATTAAAAAGTAGCTTTCCGAATGATATTTTTATCCAATCAGTGGTCGATCTTAACAAGCAAAGCAAAGTTGAGAATATCACCTACAATTACATCAAGCATATCCGAAACAGAAATATTGGAAATGCCTCTGTTTTATTAATTAACAATGAAACAAAAGAGGTAGAAGCTTATGTAGGCTCTGCTGATTTTTGGGATAATCAATACCAAGGACAAGTAGATGGAATCAGGGCCATTCGTTCACCCGGAAGTGCATTAAAACCTTTTTTATATGCCATGGCATTTGATAAAGGAATTATTTGTCCGAAAACAGTGGTTACAGATGTTCCCATTAACTATGATGGTTACCGCCCGTCCAATTATGATGGCAGATACAGTGGGCTTATTAGTATTGAAAAAGCATTGGCATCGTCCTTAAATGTGCCAGCAATTAAAGTGCTTGATGAGCTGGAAACGAATGATTTTGTTGAACTATTGGGGCGTTCAGGCTTTAAACGAATTAAGCAAGATAAAAGCAAATTGGGCTTGTCCTTAATTCTTGGTGGCTGTGGTGTTACGCTCGAGGAATTGGTGAATGCTTATTCAACTTTGGCCAATGGAGGAATTTATTCTGGATTGAAATACATTCGTTCTGAGGAGGCATTATATCAGGATAGCATTTATAGTGCAGGGTCATCTTATATGACTTCAGAAATATTGGCTACACTCATTCGCCCCGACCTCCCAAATAAATTCGAAAACAGTGTGCACTTGCCAAAGATTGCCTGGAAAACAGGTACATCCTATGGACGAAGAGATGCTTGGGCAATAGGATATAATACCAAGTATACAATTGGAGTGTGGGTGGGTAATTTTTCTGGAATTGGTATCCCTGAATTGAATGGGGCTGAATTCGCAGTGCCACTATTATTCAATGTGTTTAACTCGATTGATTATGATGAAGGGAAAAAATGGTTTAAAAAACCAGAATCTTTAGGCGAAAGATTGGTTTGTTCGGTCAGTGGATTACCTCCTAATGAATTTTGTGACGATCAGGTAATTGATTATTATTTGCCGGGCATTTCGAATAATTCAAAGTGTATGCACCAAATTGAAGTATTTACTGACGCTAATGAAGATTTCTCCTTTTGCAGATCGTGCAAACCAAAAGCAGGATACAAGAAAAAAATATACCCAAACTATGCATCTGACCTCTTGTCTTTTTATGAGGATGAAGAAATTCCCTATGAGAAAATTCCAACACATAATCCTCGATGTGAAAGAATATACCATGATAATGCGCCAGCCATTATATCCATTACCCAAGGCATGGAATACCTGTTATTTAAAAATGAAAGTAATAAACTGCAATTGAGATGCAGTGTTGAAAATGGGGTTGAACATGTATATTGGTATGTAAATAATAAATTGTTGCAGAAAGCAAAAGCCACTGAAAAATTATTTTTTGAACCTAAAGAGGGCGAGAACAAAATATCTTGTGTTGATGATAAAGGACGGAATACAGATATTTGGGTGAATGTGGGGTTTATTTAATTTAAAAATATGTTGAAATTATTGTCTCAAATACTATTAAACAGTTTGCTTTTTACAAGTGTCCTTAATTTAAATGCTCAAAGTAGGCAAACTAATTGGGAGAACGAGAATCTAAATGGGGAGGTAAAGTCTATAATCGAGTATAAATACAATAGTGTTGACTCACTTTGGCAAATCACTTCTGGGCACTGTTTTTTTAAGCAATTAATAGCATTTAATAAGAACGGGACAGAGGTTGAAAAAGTTTATTACTCTTCAATCGATGAAATATATTCAAAATATTCATCTATATACTTTGAAGGCAAGTTAATCAAGCATTATTGCTTC
The nucleotide sequence above comes from Bacteroidota bacterium. Encoded proteins:
- the pbpC gene encoding penicillin-binding protein 1C translates to MHNNFIKGFWNQIPFWRRLVFLLVISFYGIFHILDFAFPFKPQIEYSQVILAKDGSIMHAYLNQDDKWRIKTNLEEITPELKQTIIFKEDRFFRYHFGVNPVAIAKALVRNIFRGEVVSGASTISMQVARMLEPKKRTYWHKIKEIFRAMQLERRYSKNEILQMYLNLVPYGGNIEGIKSAALLFLEQKPEALSLAQIVMLSIIPNNPNTYKPGDNNSLLLEKRNEWLQYFGKKELFKEQDILAALDEDIDCYRHEAPKLAPHLSYRLKSSFPNDIFIQSVVDLNKQSKVENITYNYIKHIRNRNIGNASVLLINNETKEVEAYVGSADFWDNQYQGQVDGIRAIRSPGSALKPFLYAMAFDKGIICPKTVVTDVPINYDGYRPSNYDGRYSGLISIEKALASSLNVPAIKVLDELETNDFVELLGRSGFKRIKQDKSKLGLSLILGGCGVTLEELVNAYSTLANGGIYSGLKYIRSEEALYQDSIYSAGSSYMTSEILATLIRPDLPNKFENSVHLPKIAWKTGTSYGRRDAWAIGYNTKYTIGVWVGNFSGIGIPELNGAEFAVPLLFNVFNSIDYDEGKKWFKKPESLGERLVCSVSGLPPNEFCDDQVIDYYLPGISNNSKCMHQIEVFTDANEDFSFCRSCKPKAGYKKKIYPNYASDLLSFYEDEEIPYEKIPTHNPRCERIYHDNAPAIISITQGMEYLLFKNESNKLQLRCSVENGVEHVYWYVNNKLLQKAKATEKLFFEPKEGENKISCVDDKGRNTDIWVNVGFI